From Variimorphobacter saccharofermentans, one genomic window encodes:
- a CDS encoding ABC transporter ATP-binding protein — translation MENIILRTKQLSKSFSSGGKQQHVLKNLNIEIYDGDFTIIMGASGSGKTTLLYALSGMDKPTLGEIYFGDENITGYGQDKLALFRRKNCGFVFQQNYLLDSMSVLDNCLSAGLLINKDRKSIVRYTKELLAKVGLTEVDWNKFPTQLSGGEAQRCAVIRGIVNQPKILFADEPTGALNSVSGNSVMNLLTELNQKKQSIIMVTHDIKSARRGNRILYLRDGAICGECNLGKYDGTKNTERNEKLDSFLKEMGW, via the coding sequence TTGGAAAATATTATTCTTAGAACGAAACAGCTTAGTAAATCCTTTTCTTCAGGGGGAAAACAGCAGCATGTACTGAAGAACCTCAATATTGAAATCTATGATGGTGATTTTACAATCATCATGGGTGCCTCTGGTTCAGGAAAAACAACATTGCTATATGCTTTATCCGGTATGGATAAACCAACTCTGGGTGAAATCTATTTTGGTGATGAAAATATAACTGGATACGGTCAGGATAAGCTGGCTTTATTTCGCAGAAAGAATTGTGGCTTTGTATTTCAGCAAAATTACTTATTAGATTCCATGAGTGTATTAGACAACTGCCTATCGGCTGGTCTATTGATAAATAAGGATCGAAAATCGATAGTTCGATATACAAAGGAACTTCTAGCAAAAGTTGGATTAACAGAGGTGGATTGGAATAAGTTCCCGACTCAGTTGTCCGGTGGGGAAGCACAGAGGTGTGCAGTCATTCGTGGAATAGTGAATCAACCTAAGATCCTTTTTGCGGATGAACCAACAGGTGCTCTGAATTCTGTATCCGGCAATAGTGTCATGAATCTGCTTACTGAGCTAAATCAAAAGAAACAAAGTATTATCATGGTTACACACGATATAAAATCGGCGAGAAGGGGAAACCGAATTCTATATTTACGTGACGGAGCAATCTGTGGCGAATGTAATTTGGGTAAATATGATGGAACAAAAAATACTGAGAGAAATGAAAAACTGGATAGCTTCTTAAAAGAGATGGGTTGGTAG
- a CDS encoding DUF4474 domain-containing protein gives MILYYINTFIMAAALLGFLSENVVLITIVGIFLLLLVVNFFRIKKKKQKKHEVIRPVTDVIGSIPERVEELNQELKPFGFAYEPYQDIFYSIMYPWQREVGYCRLYDEACAPLSMIIDSEPIKFNYDGRKWLIEFWKGQYGMNTGGEVGIYYTTGSDINIPGIFNDTFYYCVKDEDCIHMSFALRKNGNLLFTRSGYHWWLTGFKLGEFSKPSELTMDIVLDLYDKRMVNAFVEALEKMGYEEDEFAVRDTRVMVHFDKPHSKQPSTRTTFTDFIMQRNNEAFCNAYQYLTEAYVDTLDKLEIVRNESPNMYNQILGVGKPKAVYDAFEKIRGWLRKD, from the coding sequence GTGATTCTCTATTATATAAACACGTTCATAATGGCGGCTGCACTGCTTGGTTTTCTCTCTGAGAATGTTGTATTAATCACGATTGTAGGTATATTCCTGCTTCTGTTAGTCGTGAACTTTTTCCGAATCAAGAAAAAGAAACAAAAAAAACATGAAGTAATCCGTCCGGTAACCGATGTAATCGGAAGTATCCCGGAACGTGTTGAAGAATTAAATCAGGAACTAAAGCCTTTTGGTTTTGCCTATGAACCGTATCAAGATATATTTTACTCCATTATGTATCCTTGGCAACGAGAAGTAGGCTATTGCCGATTATATGACGAAGCATGTGCTCCACTTAGCATGATCATAGATTCAGAACCTATTAAATTCAATTACGATGGACGAAAATGGCTGATAGAATTCTGGAAGGGCCAATATGGTATGAATACTGGAGGAGAAGTAGGTATTTATTACACAACAGGTTCTGATATAAATATTCCTGGAATATTTAACGACACCTTCTACTATTGTGTAAAAGACGAGGATTGCATTCATATGTCCTTCGCCTTAAGAAAGAATGGAAATCTCCTTTTCACCAGAAGCGGATATCATTGGTGGCTTACCGGATTTAAGTTGGGAGAGTTTTCAAAGCCCTCCGAACTAACCATGGATATTGTGTTAGATTTGTATGATAAACGGATGGTTAATGCCTTTGTGGAAGCATTGGAAAAGATGGGTTATGAGGAAGATGAATTTGCTGTTCGAGATACCAGAGTTATGGTTCACTTTGATAAGCCTCATTCGAAACAGCCATCAACACGTACTACCTTTACTGATTTTATCATGCAAAGAAATAATGAAGCCTTTTGCAACGCTTATCAATACCTCACAGAAGCATATGTAGATACTCTCGACAAGCTGGAAATCGTGAGAAACGAATCCCCGAATATGTACAATCAAATTCTTGGAGTAGGTAAACCAAAGGCTGTTTATGACGCCTTTGAAAAAATCAGAGGTTGGTTAAGGAAGGATTAG
- a CDS encoding GNAT family N-acetyltransferase, with the protein MLFIHESNKIYSTDQNNHMVAVVTFPKVSDTVVNIDHTFVDSSLRGQGVAGKLMEEAVSHLRENNLKARLSCSYAVKWFEEHPECRDVLEK; encoded by the coding sequence ATGCTTTTTATTCATGAATCAAATAAAATATATTCCACTGACCAGAACAATCATATGGTTGCAGTTGTAACGTTTCCAAAGGTTAGCGATACTGTTGTAAATATCGATCATACCTTTGTTGACTCTTCCCTACGTGGTCAGGGTGTTGCAGGAAAACTGATGGAAGAAGCCGTATCCCATCTGCGGGAGAATAATTTGAAAGCCAGGCTTTCCTGTAGCTATGCAGTTAAATGGTTTGAAGAACATCCGGAATGCAGGGATGTCCTAGAGAAATAA
- a CDS encoding DUF421 domain-containing protein has translation MNLLKIAISSFGTLIALFLFTKILGNRQMSQLSMYDYVSSVTIGSIAGEMSILSSDSFLEPLVAMAVFSILTYIISYLTCKSIYLRRFFEGPALLLYQDGQIYEKNLLKAKLDIDELLSSCRLSGYFDLEEIHTIYLESNGMLSILPKAISRPVNPKDMHMEPEQSLPLANIIIDGKILPKVLNIINKNETWVYQQLKKHGIKNIEEVILASYDFTTDSLNIYIKFHRKMIRDIFE, from the coding sequence ATGAACTTATTAAAAATTGCAATTTCATCCTTCGGAACATTAATTGCTTTGTTTTTATTTACAAAAATCTTGGGTAATCGCCAAATGTCACAGCTTAGCATGTATGATTATGTAAGCAGTGTTACAATTGGTTCCATTGCCGGAGAAATGTCGATCTTATCCTCCGATAGTTTTCTTGAACCTCTAGTTGCTATGGCTGTATTCAGTATCTTAACCTATATTATATCCTACCTAACCTGCAAATCAATCTATCTAAGACGTTTTTTTGAAGGTCCTGCTCTGCTTTTATACCAGGATGGACAGATATATGAAAAGAACCTTCTGAAGGCGAAGCTGGATATTGATGAACTGTTATCCTCTTGTCGGTTAAGCGGATATTTTGATTTAGAGGAGATTCATACAATTTACTTGGAATCAAATGGTATGCTTAGTATCCTGCCTAAAGCAATCAGTCGTCCAGTGAATCCTAAGGATATGCATATGGAACCAGAGCAATCATTACCCTTAGCGAATATTATCATTGATGGCAAGATTCTCCCAAAGGTTTTAAATATCATTAATAAAAATGAGACATGGGTCTATCAACAGCTTAAGAAGCATGGCATTAAAAACATCGAGGAGGTTATTCTTGCATCCTATGATTTTACCACTGATTCCTTGAATATTTATATAAAATTCCATAGGAAAATGATTCGTGACATTTTTGAATAG
- a CDS encoding ferredoxin gives MKASVDQDGCISCGLCIDVCPEVFSYNENEVSQAIEGDIPENCLERAEEARDGCPVSVIDLFE, from the coding sequence ATGAAAGCATCCGTTGACCAAGATGGCTGCATCAGTTGCGGATTATGCATTGATGTATGCCCTGAGGTTTTTAGCTACAATGAGAACGAAGTATCACAGGCAATTGAAGGTGACATACCTGAAAATTGTCTGGAGCGGGCTGAAGAGGCAAGGGACGGCTGTCCCGTTAGTGTCATTGATTTATTTGAATAA
- a CDS encoding metallophosphoesterase, with the protein MSASKRLSRVFSNSKVIPFDENSRIVIMSDCHRGNGSWGDNFSNNQNLFFAALYHYYENGYTYIELGDGDELWENRTIDDIISAHSDAFWLMSLFYQDNRFYMLYGNHDIIKKDHHYIKTKCNSYYCENVNSNIPLFPGIDITEGIILKYRSTNDLIFLTHGHQGDVLNDTLWRLSRFLVRYLWRPLELIGIKDPTSAAKNNQKKNMIERNLSNWANTHKIILICGHTHRPVFPKVGEAPYFNDGSCVHPRCITALEIRNGTISLVKWATMTRPDRTLFVGREVLESPIRLEDYFHALEEKS; encoded by the coding sequence ATGTCAGCATCTAAGCGCTTATCTAGGGTCTTTTCCAATTCAAAAGTAATACCTTTTGATGAAAACTCCAGAATCGTTATTATGAGCGACTGTCATCGGGGAAATGGAAGCTGGGGCGACAATTTTTCAAATAACCAGAATCTGTTCTTTGCAGCACTCTATCATTATTACGAAAACGGATATACCTATATAGAACTTGGTGATGGAGATGAATTATGGGAAAATCGGACGATTGATGACATCATAAGCGCTCATAGTGATGCATTTTGGCTAATGTCCTTATTCTATCAAGATAATCGTTTCTATATGTTGTATGGGAACCATGATATCATTAAGAAAGACCATCATTATATTAAGACCAAATGTAATTCCTATTATTGTGAAAACGTCAACTCTAATATTCCATTATTTCCAGGTATCGATATTACTGAGGGAATTATTCTGAAATATCGTAGTACAAATGATCTGATATTTTTAACACATGGTCATCAGGGAGATGTTCTCAATGATACACTCTGGAGATTATCCCGTTTTCTTGTGCGGTACCTTTGGCGGCCCCTGGAATTGATAGGAATTAAAGATCCTACTAGTGCAGCAAAGAATAATCAAAAAAAGAATATGATTGAAAGAAACTTAAGCAATTGGGCAAACACCCATAAAATAATATTAATATGTGGACACACTCATCGACCAGTCTTTCCGAAGGTTGGAGAAGCTCCTTACTTCAATGATGGAAGCTGTGTACATCCCAGATGCATTACTGCTCTTGAAATACGAAATGGAACCATATCCCTGGTAAAATGGGCTACCATGACAAGACCGGATCGAACACTATTTGTTGGACGGGAGGTTCTTGAATCTCCCATCCGGCTTGAAGACTATTTTCATGCATTAGAAGAAAAGAGCTAG
- a CDS encoding ABC transporter permease: MKKAIRKDFFMEIKTSFNRFLSILLIVALGVAFFAGIRATNPDMRLTADHYFDESNLMDIRVLGTLGLTDKDVAEISKIDGVDEVEAAYSTHVVCDADGNELVLEAMSATSKLNLINVSEGRMPQSENEVLVDEFFITTTGYQLGDHIHLESGTNQPLSDRIKGDDFTIVGIGSTSYYLSFQRGSSDIGDGEVNSFIVLQPELFQMEAYSAVYVSVAEAKDMTAYSQEYDDCVDSVVNNIKKIADKQNQIRYEELYNPAYDKIQQAKQELNSEREKAEEQLKQSKLMLENSGLSELELEASLEKLAAESDKVQEKFEEAEKQIQESEAELAKLKMPKWYVLDRGSIEAYVEFEQNAERIGAIGKVFPVIFYLVAALISLTTMTRMVEEERIEIGTLKALGYSKLTIASKYILYAFIATLVGSLAGAALGLKVLPMIIINAYKMMYPNIPEVITPFNWYYTVLATVFSVLCVGLATFFACYKELLAKPAQLMRPEPPKNGKRVFMERITFLWRRLSFTWKATVRNLMRYKKRFFMTVFGIGGCMALLLVGFGLKDSIFVIYTRQFDEIMLYDASVSIDQEATTEDKAKLQTELDEIEDVSSIPVKTNVIDITFGEETKEVTMYVPMETSYLKDFIVLRKRTNHEKITLTDDGVILTEQISKKLGIDAGDEIIIHEGDKEASVTVSAITENYMTHYLYMTPELYKELFQEESEYNSFLLSMSELSEKDQMSIGNRLLQLNATTGIDYISNFKNLLENVLVSLNIVIWVLIIAAGALAFIVLYNLNNININERRRELATIKVLGFYNPETAAYIYRENIILTIIGSIVGVFMGIFLHRYVITTVEIDLVMFGRNIDFSSYIYSILLTFFFSAFVNFVMYYKLKKINMVESLKSIE, encoded by the coding sequence ATGAAAAAAGCAATACGTAAAGACTTTTTTATGGAGATTAAAACAAGCTTTAACCGTTTCCTTTCTATATTACTAATAGTTGCTTTAGGGGTAGCATTTTTTGCGGGTATCCGGGCTACAAATCCGGATATGAGGCTAACAGCAGATCATTATTTTGATGAAAGTAATCTGATGGATATCCGTGTCTTAGGCACTCTAGGTCTAACAGATAAAGATGTAGCAGAAATTTCAAAAATTGATGGGGTAGATGAGGTTGAAGCAGCATATTCTACACATGTAGTTTGTGATGCGGATGGGAATGAATTAGTTCTGGAAGCAATGAGTGCAACCAGTAAATTGAATTTGATCAATGTAAGTGAGGGCAGAATGCCACAGTCTGAAAATGAGGTACTGGTGGATGAGTTCTTTATCACTACTACTGGATATCAGCTAGGAGATCATATTCATCTTGAATCAGGTACAAATCAACCGTTATCTGATCGAATCAAAGGGGATGATTTTACCATTGTAGGAATAGGATCCACCTCTTATTATCTGTCCTTTCAACGGGGAAGCTCTGATATTGGGGATGGGGAGGTTAATAGCTTTATCGTACTTCAGCCTGAACTGTTTCAAATGGAGGCTTATTCCGCTGTCTATGTATCTGTAGCAGAAGCGAAGGATATGACTGCTTATTCACAGGAATATGATGATTGTGTTGATTCAGTTGTTAATAACATAAAGAAAATAGCTGACAAGCAAAATCAGATACGTTATGAAGAATTGTATAACCCGGCTTATGATAAAATTCAACAAGCGAAGCAGGAGCTTAACTCCGAGAGAGAAAAAGCAGAGGAGCAATTAAAACAAAGTAAGCTCATGCTTGAGAATTCCGGATTAAGTGAGTTGGAGCTGGAAGCTTCCTTAGAGAAGTTAGCTGCCGAATCAGACAAGGTACAGGAGAAATTTGAAGAAGCGGAAAAGCAAATTCAGGAATCAGAGGCAGAACTAGCAAAGCTGAAAATGCCAAAGTGGTATGTGCTTGATCGTGGAAGTATTGAGGCCTATGTAGAATTTGAACAGAATGCAGAACGGATTGGTGCAATTGGTAAGGTATTTCCGGTTATTTTCTACTTGGTGGCAGCGCTAATCAGTCTTACTACAATGACAAGAATGGTAGAAGAAGAAAGAATTGAGATAGGTACGTTAAAGGCATTGGGATATTCAAAGCTGACGATCGCATCAAAATATATACTTTATGCATTCATAGCTACCTTAGTAGGAAGCTTGGCAGGGGCTGCCCTTGGATTGAAGGTGTTGCCGATGATTATTATCAATGCATATAAAATGATGTATCCCAATATTCCAGAGGTGATAACTCCATTCAATTGGTATTATACCGTACTAGCAACGGTGTTTTCCGTTTTATGTGTTGGTTTAGCTACCTTTTTCGCCTGCTATAAAGAATTACTTGCAAAGCCTGCACAACTTATGAGACCGGAGCCTCCGAAAAATGGGAAACGAGTATTTATGGAACGTATCACATTTCTTTGGAGAAGGCTTTCCTTTACGTGGAAGGCTACCGTCCGAAATCTTATGCGTTATAAAAAACGTTTTTTTATGACGGTTTTTGGTATCGGCGGATGCATGGCACTCCTTTTAGTAGGTTTTGGCTTAAAGGATTCGATTTTCGTAATATATACCAGACAATTTGATGAAATTATGTTATATGATGCTTCAGTCTCAATAGATCAGGAAGCAACAACTGAGGATAAAGCTAAATTACAGACTGAATTGGATGAAATAGAGGATGTTAGCTCCATCCCAGTAAAGACCAATGTAATCGATATTACCTTTGGGGAAGAGACAAAGGAAGTAACCATGTATGTTCCTATGGAGACTTCTTATCTTAAAGATTTTATTGTTTTACGGAAAAGAACGAATCATGAAAAAATAACCTTAACGGATGATGGAGTGATTCTTACGGAGCAAATCTCAAAGAAATTAGGGATCGATGCTGGTGATGAGATTATCATACATGAGGGAGATAAAGAAGCGTCAGTAACGGTATCTGCAATTACAGAGAATTATATGACTCATTACTTATATATGACACCGGAGCTTTATAAAGAGCTGTTTCAGGAAGAGTCGGAATATAACTCCTTTTTACTATCAATGTCAGAACTGAGTGAGAAGGATCAGATGAGTATCGGAAATCGACTTTTACAGTTGAACGCAACCACAGGAATTGATTATATTAGTAATTTTAAGAATCTTCTTGAAAATGTCCTGGTAAGCTTGAATATTGTGATTTGGGTTTTGATCATTGCAGCCGGAGCTTTGGCCTTCATCGTATTATATAATTTGAATAATATAAATATAAATGAACGTAGAAGAGAGCTGGCAACCATTAAAGTACTGGGCTTTTATAATCCGGAAACAGCTGCTTATATTTACCGTGAGAATATAATACTCACCATAATCGGGAGTATTGTAGGCGTATTTATGGGGATTTTTCTACATCGCTATGTCATTACCACAGTGGAGATTGATCTGGTCATGTTCGGAAGGAATATTGATTTTAGCAGTTATATCTATAGTATCCTTTTGACCTTTTTCTTTTCTGCTTTCGTTAATTTTGTAATGTATTACAAATTGAAAAAAATAAATATGGTTGAATCTTTGAAGAGTATTGAATAA
- a CDS encoding ABC transporter ATP-binding protein, producing MDFIKMEKVRKTYRMGEIEIHALDGVEFSIEEGEFVVIVGPSGAGKTTVLNILGGMDTASEGIVQIAGINITDYNEKQLTKYRRDDIGFVFQFYNLVQNLTAKENVELASQICKNPLDAEMVLKEVGLGDRMDNFPAQLSGGEQQRVAIARALAKNPKLLLCDEPTGALDYQTGKQILKLLQDTCRERNMTVIVITHNSALTPMADRIIKVKNGRVSQVMKNEHPVSVDTIEW from the coding sequence ATGGATTTTATTAAAATGGAAAAGGTCAGAAAAACGTATCGGATGGGAGAAATTGAGATTCATGCTCTGGATGGAGTGGAATTTTCAATAGAAGAAGGAGAATTTGTCGTAATAGTCGGTCCCAGTGGAGCAGGAAAAACCACCGTATTAAATATACTTGGAGGAATGGATACGGCTTCAGAAGGTATCGTTCAAATTGCCGGAATTAATATTACAGATTATAACGAGAAGCAGCTTACGAAATATCGTAGAGATGATATAGGTTTTGTGTTTCAATTCTATAATTTAGTACAGAATCTTACAGCAAAGGAGAATGTGGAGCTGGCATCTCAGATCTGCAAAAATCCTTTGGACGCGGAAATGGTATTGAAGGAGGTTGGATTGGGTGACAGAATGGATAATTTCCCCGCTCAACTATCCGGAGGAGAACAGCAAAGAGTGGCAATTGCCAGAGCTTTAGCGAAAAATCCAAAGCTGCTACTATGCGATGAGCCAACCGGGGCTCTTGACTATCAAACAGGTAAGCAAATTCTGAAGCTTCTTCAGGATACCTGCAGAGAACGAAATATGACAGTAATCGTTATCACACATAACTCAGCCTTAACCCCTATGGCAGATCGGATCATTAAAGTAAAGAATGGTAGAGTATCTCAGGTCATGAAAAATGAGCATCCGGTTTCGGTGGATACCATTGAATGGTAG
- a CDS encoding flavin reductase family protein, whose product MEKEFWKPGNMLYPIPAVMVSCGRVDEKPNIITIAWAGTVCSSPPMVSISVRKERYSYDLIKDSKEFVINLVTKDLVKKADYCGVISGRTVDKFKEMKLTPVRGRIVGAPLIGECPVGLECMVKEIIPLGTHDMFLAEVVSVAVDKKLMDEDGRFHLNKAGLIVYSHGEYYGLGELLGKFGYSVKKKKRAR is encoded by the coding sequence ATGGAAAAAGAGTTTTGGAAGCCGGGAAATATGCTCTATCCTATTCCAGCAGTTATGGTCAGCTGTGGCAGGGTGGATGAAAAGCCGAATATCATAACCATCGCATGGGCAGGAACTGTATGCAGCAGCCCTCCGATGGTATCGATATCTGTAAGAAAAGAACGCTACTCCTATGATCTTATAAAAGACAGTAAGGAGTTTGTTATCAATTTAGTGACAAAGGATTTAGTGAAGAAAGCAGATTATTGCGGCGTAATATCAGGAAGAACCGTTGATAAATTTAAGGAAATGAAACTCACTCCGGTAAGGGGAAGAATCGTAGGAGCACCACTAATAGGAGAATGTCCGGTTGGTTTGGAATGTATGGTTAAAGAAATTATACCGCTAGGTACCCATGATATGTTTCTGGCAGAGGTGGTAAGTGTTGCGGTTGATAAGAAATTAATGGATGAAGACGGTCGCTTTCATTTAAATAAAGCGGGATTGATAGTTTATTCCCATGGAGAATATTATGGACTTGGTGAATTACTGGGTAAATTCGGGTATTCAGTAAAAAAGAAGAAAAGAGCTCGCTAG
- a CDS encoding ABC transporter permease, whose protein sequence is MGLILMHCYTSIKKNKSSMISLFIILLLSALFLNLGLVTYSNFGNFYDERANALNSADYVVCIPEDHYIQDMEDRMWDYDGVIGVTIEEALYIPMASFDFLNSEYSCIVILKNADKNKSYSQFSTIGEVDIKGDTDILVPYILKSGGGYKLGDTIKIRFNKEEYSFRIAGFTEDIIYGSTNIGAMGFQLPQASYDRFQKQYQSKCKVISAKLENREDSVKLQNAYLENDFMNELNGIWDADYTTVKQVRTMTSNIGSIIIVSFALIIVLIGAIIINFRLKNNIEDGMANVGVLKAIGYTNSQVALLLQLQYLLITLLACVIGIAISYIGTKPLSAMFAAQTGVVWVQSFDLSTSVITLGGLLLLVFAITFLSTKKLRNLHPVVMLRRGLRNHSFKKNHIPLEHSRIGLSPSLALKLMYENTRQNIMVFLITIATCLMMIFAVVMFYNISYHQESFISLMGMEPISIELKVTDSSNIENFLKEINDMPKVRKAYMNDSDYMVTINGVSGMTKITKDYSLYDNDMIFKGRAPEYKNEIAMNGLLASNLGKGIGDMISVKLGNTEADYIITGLTQSANYMGRDVIMTTEAYRMIKPEYQEKQMTIYLYDQTQTKAMISLLEDKYQNQIEEVYDYNESIQAALGAYMNICNSIAIIMIIIAIIIISLILHLIIKAMIIRRKKEYGVQKAIGYTSRQLMQQILISILSVILLGVFTGCIIGKLFLNNFISIIFRTIGIMKATFIIPVPWLIGICLLMCVVSYFITLLAAVRIKKISVYELVSE, encoded by the coding sequence ATGGGATTAATTTTAATGCATTGTTATACAAGTATCAAAAAGAATAAAAGTTCAATGATATCCTTGTTTATTATTTTACTATTATCAGCCTTATTCTTAAATCTCGGTTTAGTAACTTATAGTAATTTCGGTAATTTTTATGATGAGAGAGCAAATGCTTTGAATTCTGCCGATTATGTGGTTTGCATCCCGGAAGATCATTATATTCAGGATATGGAAGATAGAATGTGGGATTATGATGGTGTAATCGGTGTGACCATAGAAGAGGCATTGTACATACCAATGGCATCCTTTGATTTCCTGAATAGTGAATATTCCTGTATAGTGATATTAAAAAATGCGGATAAGAATAAAAGCTATTCACAATTTTCAACAATAGGAGAGGTTGATATAAAGGGAGATACCGACATTCTTGTACCGTATATATTAAAATCCGGAGGTGGGTATAAATTAGGAGACACCATTAAGATACGATTTAATAAAGAGGAATATTCGTTTCGGATTGCTGGCTTTACGGAGGATATTATCTATGGAAGTACGAATATAGGAGCAATGGGATTTCAACTGCCACAAGCATCCTACGATCGCTTCCAAAAGCAATATCAGAGCAAATGTAAGGTGATATCTGCAAAACTGGAAAATAGGGAGGATTCGGTTAAATTACAAAATGCTTATCTTGAAAACGATTTTATGAATGAGTTAAATGGTATCTGGGATGCAGATTATACCACAGTGAAACAGGTTCGTACCATGACCTCCAATATTGGATCTATTATTATCGTATCATTTGCACTTATCATTGTATTAATCGGAGCAATCATCATTAATTTTCGGCTAAAGAATAATATAGAGGATGGAATGGCTAATGTCGGAGTACTTAAGGCCATTGGATATACGAACAGTCAGGTTGCGCTCCTTCTTCAGCTGCAGTATTTATTAATCACACTCCTTGCCTGCGTTATAGGTATTGCCATATCTTATATTGGTACAAAACCATTATCAGCAATGTTTGCGGCTCAGACAGGAGTAGTATGGGTACAGAGTTTTGATCTGAGTACCTCAGTTATTACCTTAGGAGGGCTATTGCTTCTTGTCTTTGCGATAACGTTCCTTTCTACAAAAAAGCTGCGTAATCTCCATCCGGTTGTAATGCTCAGGAGAGGACTTCGAAATCATAGCTTTAAGAAAAATCATATTCCGCTGGAACATAGTCGTATTGGACTTTCACCTTCCTTAGCACTTAAACTGATGTATGAGAATACCAGACAAAATATCATGGTATTTTTGATTACCATAGCAACCTGTCTCATGATGATATTTGCTGTCGTAATGTTTTATAACATTTCCTATCATCAGGAGTCATTTATCAGTTTAATGGGTATGGAGCCAATTTCCATCGAACTGAAGGTAACTGACTCCTCTAATATTGAGAATTTCTTGAAAGAAATTAATGACATGCCTAAGGTTCGTAAAGCTTATATGAATGATTCGGATTATATGGTTACCATAAATGGAGTAAGTGGGATGACCAAGATAACAAAGGATTACTCCCTGTATGACAATGATATGATATTTAAAGGCAGAGCCCCAGAATATAAAAATGAAATTGCAATGAACGGTTTACTGGCAAGCAATCTTGGTAAGGGAATCGGAGACATGATTTCAGTTAAGCTGGGAAATACAGAGGCAGATTATATAATTACCGGCTTAACACAGAGTGCTAATTATATGGGAAGAGATGTAATTATGACTACGGAGGCTTACCGAATGATTAAGCCGGAGTATCAGGAAAAGCAGATGACGATTTATCTATATGATCAGACTCAGACAAAAGCGATGATATCTCTACTGGAAGATAAGTATCAGAATCAGATTGAAGAAGTTTATGACTATAATGAGTCAATCCAGGCAGCACTAGGTGCTTACATGAACATTTGTAACAGTATCGCAATCATAATGATCATAATTGCCATCATAATTATTTCGCTTATTCTTCATTTAATTATAAAAGCAATGATTATTCGCAGAAAGAAAGAATATGGGGTTCAAAAGGCAATCGGTTATACAAGCCGACAGCTGATGCAGCAAATATTAATCAGCATCTTATCCGTTATATTACTTGGTGTATTTACTGGATGTATTATAGGAAAACTGTTCCTTAATAATTTTATATCCATCATTTTCCGTACCATAGGCATTATGAAAGCAACGTTTATTATACCAGTTCCATGGCTTATCGGAATATGCCTGTTGATGTGTGTTGTTTCTTATTTTATAACATTACTTGCCGCTGTACGGATAAAGAAAATCTCAGTATATGAACTGGTTTCTGAGTAG